DNA sequence from the Pedobacter schmidteae genome:
CTACATAATCATACCACTTTTCCAGATCTTTATACCGAATTGGCCAGTCCACAGCTATTCCTTCTTTTTTATTAGCTTCAAAATCAAGGTCACTTAAACGATAACACTGTCTGCCCCAGGTAAGCGATCTGCCACCAACCTGATATCCTCTAATCCATGTAAAGGGTTTTTGCTGCAAATAAGGATGATCCTTGTCTTCTACAAAAAAATGTCTGTCGCCCTCGTCTGCAGCCCAGCCTCTTATCACATTTTTTTCCTTCTCTTCAGTGGTATTGTTCAGGCGATATTCAAAATCCCAGGGATTAAGTGTCGCCGTAGGATAGTCCTTTATATGTTCTACATTTCTTCCTCTATCTAACAAAAGGGTCTTTAGTCCCTTTTTACATAATTCCATAGCCGCCCAACCTCCACTAATTCCTGATCCTATTACAATGGAATCATAATTCCTATTTTCTGCTCCTTTTATCATATGCTATTTGGTGGCCCAAGATTTTTGAGATTTTAAGAGCGGAACACAAGGTTCATATACTACCGGAATAAAATCATAAGCAAGCCCCTTTGTGGCACCTACCTCTGAAGTACAATACCCGATTACAGTAAGCTCTTTGAGTTGGCTGTAAAAAGGTCTTCCAAATACCTTTCTTTTAACTTTATTTACGAACTTATATTTACTAATTTCCTTATGTTCAAAATGCTGCATAATAACAATCCTGTCAGCAAGATTACATTCTTGAAATGAACACTTATATCTCTCCATTGTAAAATTGCGGACCTCATGTAATCCGGCCAAAAAAGTATACTGCTCTTTGCTATCCTCACAATTCAGAATATACTTAATAATAAAATCTTCCACCTTAGCATCCTTAGCACCCGGAGTTTCGGTAGCAGGAATTATTACTTCCGCCAATTCAGCAATTAGTGCTTTATGAGAAGGTAGCATGGCCATATTTTGCTTTTTTCTAAGAAAAAACCATTTATAAGTTGCTGTTGCGGCAATAGTTGCAACAATGATTAAAAAAATATTAGCTAATGCCTGTCTTCGTTTCATCTGCAAACACCCGGTATTAATTCATAAACGATCAAACTCTTACCCATTCTTTTCGATCAAAATCATATTTTTTAATTACCCGTGCCGGATTCCCAACCGAAACCGCATAGGGAGGTATATCTTTAGTTACCACACTTCCAGCACCAATCACTGCATGCTTTCCAATACTCACACCGGCAGTTACTACACAATTTGCACCAATCCAAACGTTATCATCTATAGTTATTTTTTTCGTTATTGTACTTTGCTCACTTGGTGGAATATCTATCAATTCATACCCATGATTTAGTCCTGAAACTGCAATGTTTTGCGCCAGCATTACATGGTTACCAATCTGAACAGGGCCAATAATTGTACATCCTACTCCAATAATCGTTTTATCACCAATAACTACGTCCCCCACTCCGTTATTTATAGTACAAAAATCTTCTATAATACTCGCCTGTCCGAGACTAAAATCATTAAACGGAAAAACATCCATTCTCGTTTTATATCTTATGATAGATGATTTTCCTCTTTTGTGTTTAAATGGATTTATCAATAACCTGACCCATAATCTGGGTCGGAAATCATTTGATGGAATTAATAGTCTGTGAGCAACCTTCTTAAGAAAGGGATTTGCTTTAATTTTAGAGGAAATGGACATAAAACTCATTCATTAAAAGTAACCTCATTCATTGCTTTATAAAGTTCATTAACACTATTTTCCCAGGAATGAGAAGCGGCAACTTTCTTTCGATAGGCTACACGCTCCATCGAATCTTCACTCATTGCCTTTTCAATTAAACTAACAAATTCTTCCTTATTTTCCGACAGATAAATACAGTCTTTAAAGATACTTGCGGCCTCCGTCAATGTTGCAACAACAGGCAATCCTACAGCTAAATATTCATCGATTTTCCTGGGATAATTACCAATGGTTACCTGATTAATCAATTGAGGATTAATACAAACGTTAAAAGAGTTGATATAACGAGGCAAACTTTCAGGGCTCTTGCTTCCGACAAAATAAATATTTGGAATATCATGTAAAACACTGGTTTTAAACACTTCATCTTCCGGTCCAACTAATATTACACTCCAATTCGGATTGCTATTTGCTATAAAAGCAATCAGCTCAATATCCAAGCGTATACTTTGTAAAGCACCCACATAGCCTATTTTCGAACCTGGTATATTAATGATCTCCTCAGCTATATCATCTTTGTCCAAATTAGAAAACATATCAATTTCACACCCCTGCCCAATATAAAACGACTTCGCATTATATTGCTTGCAATAGTCAGTCAAATAAGTGGAATTAGCCACACACATGTCACTTTTAGCAATCAATAGAGGTTCAATCCTTTCACCATGTTTTTTCCAATAGTCTACAGCCAGCATATAATCCCGAGAATAATAAATACTTAACTTGCTTTGAAGAAATTCCTTTAGGTGGAAACTTCTAAACATATCATTATCATTAAACAATATGATATCCCGAAAGTTCAGTGTTTTCATAGCTTTCAATATCGATCCTGCAAGCAACTTATTGTTACGCCGATTCAGGACATCAAATATAAAAGCACTGTCAATCCAATTAATCGACTCGACAAGCACGTCAGGAAAAAGATTCCAAAGATTATCGGAAATAGGTATCAACCCATTTTCTTTTCCTCGAATCACACCTTTCCGCTTCAAAATTTTTGGGTCATTACCATTTTTCAACGATGTAATCCGGTCTAAAGCTTGATTAACGTATAACACCCTATTGAATTTACTGAGTTCAACAGCTATATTCTTGCAATTGCTCCCGATTTCAACATCCCAGGGCTGTTGACCAACAATAACAATATCTCTACCTTTTATTTCTTTATTCACGTTGTTTAACTTAAACAGATTTAGAATTTCCTATTAGTCTATACTATGTTTTGTAGCAACTGAGCGTTTATTTGCCTTTCTGACGTATACCAATGAAACCAGCTGATAAAATATAAACTTCGGAATATTTATGAGTGAAGTATAAATTCTTTTATCGGTAGGGTATGACTTTAACGCAATAAAAAAGCCGGCAATAAACAGGATAAATGCCAGCAACCAAATGACCGATAACCATACAGACATGAATAAAGTCCCTATCATGAAGATAAAAGAAAGAATAAGAAAAATAAATAAGGGTGGGCGTAACAACACAATTCCAAATAAAAATTGATTAATGCTAAAATTACGTACCCCTCTTACCAAAATATCGAAACCGAGTGCAGCATATTTAAACCATGTATTGATCCATCTGGAACGCTGTTTAACCAATTGTTCAGGGTTACTGGTCTTCTCGTCATATACAATTGCATCTCCCGCAAATGCAATCCTTTTATCCTTTTTTAAAATTTGGGCCTGCAACACCTTATCAAAACCAGCGCCCTGAACGTCAAGATGCTCAAGTGCTGATTTGTAAAGTTCCGTTTTAAAAGCCATGCCCGACCCTGCAAGTGTGGCTGATGATCCTAAACTGAATAATAATTTTGCGTCATAAAAGTGATAATAAATATCTCTCGCAGCATCTAGACAAGCATAAGTAGTGTTTAATTTTTTGGCTGCCCTCAACCCCTGCACAGCTTCAAAACCATAGTTAAAGTAGACATTTAATTCATTAATGTATTCCGCATCAACCAAATTATCACTATCTATGATTGTCAGAATTTCATGATCCCTCTTAAAATGATTAATTGCATAAAAATGAGACCTTGTATTGCCGGCCAGCACTTTTTCCGGTCTCAACAGAATAACTTTAGGATGATCAATAAAGATATTGTCATCCTTACAATTGTCTAATACAACATATATGAGATAGTTATCGTAATTAACTGCCAGTAAAGAGGATACAACAGCAGGAATCAATTCCGTTTGTTCATAAGCTGTTACGATTATTGCGTAGTCATAATTCTTTCCTGACTTTTTCGGATACCTGTTTTTCTTGCCAAAAAAAATATAAGCAAAATAAAAAATGATTGGAACTACAAGATTGTATCCAATCAACGCCGCGAGAAAAAACAGTATCACATTCATTTGACTACATAGTTAAATTAACTGTCCTTTCGGTCAGATAACCATTCCCAATATTTCTGACCTCTAAAAAAACCATAAATCAGGCAAAGTAACCCGGGTATTAAAAATATTTCGAAAGGCATCTTAAAAAAATAATATCTATACTAAACAACTTTCTGTTCCAACTTTCTCTTGCAAATTTCCGCATCAATTCTTGGTGAAATATAAATAAATACCCAAGACAGACAAACTACAATAGACGAAGGCATATTATTGATAATTTCATTACCATAACTACAAAAAAAGACTCCTCCTGCTCCGGATAATAAAGCAATTAATTTAACCCTGAGGCCATCATCACGGGTCTTCCATATAATTCCACAACATTTACCAAATATATACATCATCATACAGAACCATATCATAAATCCAACAATCCCATACATAGCCCATATTTTAACCCAATAGCTATCCGGTTCTATTGTCGATAGAAATTTATCGGCATTATATTCTTTTCCCCAAATACCGATAACGCCTAAACCACCACCAAAAGGTCTGGTTTTAAGATACTCAGCAATAATTTCCTGATTCATAAACCTAAGATTTAATGACGGATCTTTAGGATCGAGTGCCGTTCTTAGCCTATAAATCTCATAGTAGTTATTTCCAATTGTAGTGTACTTCAAGCCTGCAATAAATGTTACCGCCAACGCCCCACCAATAATTAGCACTTTAAAGTTCTTACTCAAAAAAATCGCCATAAACATCCCTACAACAAGTACAAATAAAGCTCCTCTTGTACCTGAAATAATCATCGCATAAAAGAAAACACAAGTAAAAAACAACATCAGCGCTTTCTTGCCCGATTTAAAAGGTCCCAAAGCCAGCGTAATAGCTATTACAACAAACTGAGCCTGCGAAGCACCAAACTGGGCAGCATCATAAAATGAAAATATTCTAAGTTTACCGGCAACAATATGAGTAACCGCTCCACCATTGTCCAGGAAACTCTGATCACCTGGAGATAAGCCTATATGAAGCTGCTTAATTCCGTTAAATGCACTTAAAAGTGCCAGCCCAATAATAATATACAAAAACGTATTAAGATCTCTTTCGGTCTTAAAGATCATCAAACCTACCACTACGATAAGCAGTGGGTACAAAGCAACACTCCTAATTTCGTGAAACCATCCATTAATACTTGCTCCTGCCGGGTTTGCTACTTCGATAACACTTATTGCAAACCATATCATCAACAGTTTAAATAAATCATTATTACAACTAGCCCAATCTGCCTTATTATAGTAAAGCAAACATGCAAAAAGTGTAAGAATCAATATAACCTCCACTCCAATGCCATATGGAATACCAGGCATCTCACGCGCAAGGGCAAACATTAAAAAACAATAGTAAATCAGGAAAATCAGTCCGTTGCGAGGATTTCTAAAAACAAATATTGTAAAAATGACAACCAGACATAAAGAAATCACCAACAGTGGTCCTATAGCTTCATATTGTACGGTCAATAGGCTTATCACCACGGAAATGACCAATCCTAAGATCAATAGAACTCCTTTATTCCTAAATATCGAACGTGACAAAAAAAAAGACTTCATTACTAATAGTGAGATTTTACCAGATAGGATTCGCCGTACATATATTAAGAATTAAAGCAATAAAGCCGTTAAGCGGCTTTATTCTTTCTTATCTTATTTAATTTTGTCTTATTTAAAACCCAGCCCATAAATTCGGGTTGAGCCTTAATATACTCGATAAGTTCTCTATCACGATCTCCAATTACCTTCCCAGCTTCAAAAACAGCTATTTTTTTCTCTACAAAAAGTAGCCATTCCTTGGCTGTATTTAAATCACTTAAACTATTGATGTCTATGATGATAATATCAAACTCCTTGCTTAAAACCTCAAAACCAGCCCGCAAGCTTTTGATGCTCTGAATTTCTAATAGAGAGTTATTATTTACATTTTTATTCAGCACGGTAATACGATCCTCAGTCATGATCTCTTTTTTTATTAAAAAAGTCTCAAAATTCTGAGGAGTGGTCAACTCCTTAGTAGAGCTTTTTGCTCCCGGCATTGTATCACCACCAATCAATAATACTTTTTTCCCAATCATCGCAAAAGCATAAGCCAAGCTCGACGCAATAAAACTTTTCCCTTCCCCACCGATAAGACTGGTTATCCCTAAAATTTTACTATCATCTTTTTCCATTGCAGAGCTGATTTCAAAGCGTAGAGAACGAAGTAAATCCCTATATAAATGATAGTTGACGTTATCACTTTCATCATTCCATATCTTCTTAACGGTCATATCATCCGATTGAACAAAATTCAAATTTCCTAATACCGGCGACTGGGTAGCTGAAGCAAGCTGTTTGGAAGTATGGATAGTATTGTCTAATAAGAAAGAGATGAGCAGAATGGTAAAGCAGATAAAAAAGCTCGATATACCAGCCAAAGCCACATATAATATGCCTTTTGAAGGTAAAGCCACACCCGGCAAACCAACCTGAGCTATCTGCAACTTGAGCGATATATTTTGTTCTGTTCTCGTTTGATTATACGTATCAAGTGCCGTCATGTAATCCTTTGTAGCTAATTCAGCGTCTCGTTCGTAATTTTGAATTCCAGCATCAAAAGGCACCATTGTATTGTATTTACCTTTTAATATAGCAAGTTCTTTATCAATTGAAGCTATACTCCCCCTTGCCTGACTCACAACGGTTTCCAGTGCTAATTTTTGTTGAATCAAAGCCTGTTTTGAAGCCTGCGGATCTGTAACATTATTATCAGATATACGGATACTCAATCTGTCAACCAGTCTGGTCAATGAATCAACTTTCAATTTATCACCCGGCTTAAACCCTCCATCAATATAATTGCTGTTAGCTATTTTCAACTGGCTCTTTAAGTTTACAATTTCACGGTTATCTACTCCCGAATTTCCTCCAGAAAATGTTTCTCCTCTTCCACTTAGTTTTGCTTCAATATCGGCAATCGCCCGCTGGTTAGATTGAATATCTCTTAGAGCCTGAGCTTTACGTTCTTCATTTTCTGAAATCTGAGTATAAACAATTTCAGATTGCTTATCCAAATTGAGTACCCCATTTTTCATCTTAAACTCTTTGAGGGAAGCATTTTTTTGGTTCATAGCCGATTCTTTCTTTTTCAATAAAGAATCAAGAAGCGCAATTGAATTACTTTGATTAACATTTACGTCCTGACCATAATTTCTAATAAATTCGATACTCAGTACATTCACTACAAAGGCCGAAAGATCTGGATTTTCAGACACATAATCTACATTGATAAAATCACTATTTTCTGGCCTGTATACATTAAGTTTTTTCTCGATATCTTCTTTATGATATTTCATTGAACCAATAATATCATAAAGTTTGTATTTGCCTTTATTATCCCCAATAGTAATTACCTCTTTATTGAGCAACTTCTGTCGGTATAAAGCAATTACTTCACTCTTTTCTGCGCTGCTTAAAGAATCTACTTTTTTACTGTAAGGTTTGAATGATTCTTTAGGATTTTCAAGATCATGTAGAATCAGGTTATAAGAAAGAATGCTGATCATCTTTCTCATCTTCATACGTTCTATGATATTTGAAAACTGCTGACTGATTTTAAAAAAATCGTTATTCTGATTCCCTGATGCCACTTGTTTGGATTGGTCGATTAACCCAGTCGCAATCTGAGCCTCGGAGCTATATTGGTTTGGCAGATTCTTTACCAGAAAAAAAGTAATAACTGCCGCAACAACAGGAACAAAAATTAAAATCCACTTATATTTATTTAGCGTTTTTAAAAATGCTTTAATATCCATTGATATATTTTAGTTGAAATCGATTACTTAACGTCAGAAAGCTTCATTCCAATAATTTCCTCTAATGCATCTTTCGCACTTAACAGGTTTACTTCAGTTTGAACCTTCTGGGTATTCGCTGTGGTCAGGTTTATTCTCGATTGATTGTAATTATCTACCGGGATTTCCCCTTTTTCAAATCTATGCTTCAGGTTGTCTGCTGTATTTTTATTATCCTGAACACTTTCTGTATAAATCTTAAGCAAATTAATTTGTTGAATATAGGCATAATATCTCTTTTTAACCTCAACCACCAAAGCTAAATCATACTCCTGGGCCTGGTATTGTGCTGCCTTTAACTCCGCTTTTGCTTTTTTTGCAGTAAACGGCTTTTGAAGAAAATTACCCAGATTAACGTTGATACCAAATTGAAAGCCATTAACATTGTAAGGGTTAACCGGATCTAAAACTGATTTTTGATCAGGTCTGTAAAAATAAGATCCATTAAAAATATCAAGATAGGATAAAGTCGTAATAGGTATTTCAGCTTTAGCCTTTTCAACTCCTTGCTCCAAAGCTTTTCTACGTGGATAATTCTGTTTAGCCAAAGCTATATATTTTTCCAGATCTGCATATTTGATTTCCGGAATGATAGACTCCTGTGCAAAAGTAGTTAAGCTTGAGGTCATCAGGAATACCAAAGCAATTTTTATTAAATTTTTCATGAACTTTATTATTTTAATTTTAGATAGGTTAACTTATTTTCTTAAACTTTTTCTTTCTGAATTAACGCAGGTATTGTCTTTAATATAATCTTCAAATCCAGTAAAATAGAATAATTGGCAGCATAATAGTTGTCCAGTTCCTTTCTTTCAGTCTCCGACATATCTTTCTTGCCTCTTTTACTGATTTGCCACAAGCCTGTCAAACCTGCCGGGCCTAAAAACCGGGTCGACCATTCATTGGTGGTCAATTGCTCAGCTTCGTACAAAGGCAAGGGTCTGTTGCCAACCAAAGACATATCTCCAATAAACACGTTAATCAATTGCGGTAGCTCATCGATACTGGTTCGTCTCAAAAAGGAGCCCAATTTGGTAATCCTAGGATCATCTTTAAATTTCACAAATGCCGCCTTTCCGTTCTTCTTATTTGATTCATTCGCATACTGATTCAGATCTGCAATAGAAGCTATCATCTGGTCCGCATCACTTCTCATCGACCTGAATTTAAAGAAATCAAATATTTTATACCCTGCTCCAACTCTTTTACTTTTATAAATCACATCGCCTTTCGACTCCAATCTGATCAAAATAGCAACGATTATGAATACCGGAGTCAGAAAAAATAACGCACAGCCAGAAGCAATAACATCAAAAACTCTTTTCGTTAAAGGGATCTGATACTCTACATCCATCTGTTTGGAAAGTTCCAGTAGCTTGGGTTTAATGAGCTTAAACTTAATCAAGAAATTAAGTCGCTCATAAAAGTCCTCAACAGGAAATGGATAGGTATAATAATCATTCACTTGCAGGTTTAAAGCCCGACTACGCCATTCCTTATCTTCTTTAACCCCCAGTAAAACAATAACCAATCCATGAAGCAGAGGGTTATTCTTTATATAGGCAACCTGACCAAAACAATCTTTATTGTCATCAACTTCTATCAGAATAATATCAGGCAAACTTAACAACGACCGACTATCCAGATATTTCTTAAAATCATCTGGGTTCTCCATATGTTCGATGTTAAAGTTTGATTCATAGTCTTCAAACACCACACTTTTAAGTAGTTTACCGAAGTAAACAATCTTAGCATTTATATCCGGCCGATTAATAGTAGTTGTTATCATCATGAGATAAGTTCTGTGATATGAGATTTCAAAATTGTTGGATTAAACGGTTTCTCGATAAAACGATCTATTTTAAAGGGCATCTCCTTTACTTTTTCTTCCAGATCATCTGCCCCAGACAGCAATATAACTGGGGTATTTCGATAAAAACCACTTATTTTAAGGTTTTTTATCAACGAACTTCCATCAAAATAAGGCATCATTAAATCAGATATAATTAAATCTGGATCATTCCCCTCTTCCAACCACGCAATCGCTTCTATTCCACTTGTTTTAATCACCAATATATACTCAGATGACAGAATAAAATTCAACAATTTAAGTATACTAGGCTCGTCGTCAACAACCAATATTATTTTTTTACTTCCTTCCTTACTCTCCATAGTGCATTAAGCGATTTAATTTGTCTATCTAGTAAAATTAATTCAAACTTAAACAAATAATTTCAACTACTTCTTTATTAAAATGACTTTTATTATCAATT
Encoded proteins:
- a CDS encoding O-antigen ligase, which encodes MKSFFLSRSIFRNKGVLLILGLVISVVISLLTVQYEAIGPLLVISLCLVVIFTIFVFRNPRNGLIFLIYYCFLMFALAREMPGIPYGIGVEVILILTLFACLLYYNKADWASCNNDLFKLLMIWFAISVIEVANPAGASINGWFHEIRSVALYPLLIVVVGLMIFKTERDLNTFLYIIIGLALLSAFNGIKQLHIGLSPGDQSFLDNGGAVTHIVAGKLRIFSFYDAAQFGASQAQFVVIAITLALGPFKSGKKALMLFFTCVFFYAMIISGTRGALFVLVVGMFMAIFLSKNFKVLIIGGALAVTFIAGLKYTTIGNNYYEIYRLRTALDPKDPSLNLRFMNQEIIAEYLKTRPFGGGLGVIGIWGKEYNADKFLSTIEPDSYWVKIWAMYGIVGFMIWFCMMMYIFGKCCGIIWKTRDDGLRVKLIALLSGAGGVFFCSYGNEIINNMPSSIVVCLSWVFIYISPRIDAEICKRKLEQKVV
- a CDS encoding PleD family two-component system response regulator, whose product is MESKEGSKKIILVVDDEPSILKLLNFILSSEYILVIKTSGIEAIAWLEEGNDPDLIISDLMMPYFDGSSLIKNLKISGFYRNTPVILLSGADDLEEKVKEMPFKIDRFIEKPFNPTILKSHITELIS
- a CDS encoding sugar transferase; its protein translation is MMITTTINRPDINAKIVYFGKLLKSVVFEDYESNFNIEHMENPDDFKKYLDSRSLLSLPDIILIEVDDNKDCFGQVAYIKNNPLLHGLVIVLLGVKEDKEWRSRALNLQVNDYYTYPFPVEDFYERLNFLIKFKLIKPKLLELSKQMDVEYQIPLTKRVFDVIASGCALFFLTPVFIIVAILIRLESKGDVIYKSKRVGAGYKIFDFFKFRSMRSDADQMIASIADLNQYANESNKKNGKAAFVKFKDDPRITKLGSFLRRTSIDELPQLINVFIGDMSLVGNRPLPLYEAEQLTTNEWSTRFLGPAGLTGLWQISKRGKKDMSETERKELDNYYAANYSILLDLKIILKTIPALIQKEKV
- a CDS encoding Wzz/FepE/Etk N-terminal domain-containing protein, with amino-acid sequence MDIKAFLKTLNKYKWILIFVPVVAAVITFFLVKNLPNQYSSEAQIATGLIDQSKQVASGNQNNDFFKISQQFSNIIERMKMRKMISILSYNLILHDLENPKESFKPYSKKVDSLSSAEKSEVIALYRQKLLNKEVITIGDNKGKYKLYDIIGSMKYHKEDIEKKLNVYRPENSDFINVDYVSENPDLSAFVVNVLSIEFIRNYGQDVNVNQSNSIALLDSLLKKKESAMNQKNASLKEFKMKNGVLNLDKQSEIVYTQISENEERKAQALRDIQSNQRAIADIEAKLSGRGETFSGGNSGVDNREIVNLKSQLKIANSNYIDGGFKPGDKLKVDSLTRLVDRLSIRISDNNVTDPQASKQALIQQKLALETVVSQARGSIASIDKELAILKGKYNTMVPFDAGIQNYERDAELATKDYMTALDTYNQTRTEQNISLKLQIAQVGLPGVALPSKGILYVALAGISSFFICFTILLISFLLDNTIHTSKQLASATQSPVLGNLNFVQSDDMTVKKIWNDESDNVNYHLYRDLLRSLRFEISSAMEKDDSKILGITSLIGGEGKSFIASSLAYAFAMIGKKVLLIGGDTMPGAKSSTKELTTPQNFETFLIKKEIMTEDRITVLNKNVNNNSLLEIQSIKSLRAGFEVLSKEFDIIIIDINSLSDLNTAKEWLLFVEKKIAVFEAGKVIGDRDRELIEYIKAQPEFMGWVLNKTKLNKIRKNKAA
- a CDS encoding TolC family protein, with translation MKNLIKIALVFLMTSSLTTFAQESIIPEIKYADLEKYIALAKQNYPRRKALEQGVEKAKAEIPITTLSYLDIFNGSYFYRPDQKSVLDPVNPYNVNGFQFGINVNLGNFLQKPFTAKKAKAELKAAQYQAQEYDLALVVEVKKRYYAYIQQINLLKIYTESVQDNKNTADNLKHRFEKGEIPVDNYNQSRINLTTANTQKVQTEVNLLSAKDALEEIIGMKLSDVK
- a CDS encoding gluconate 2-dehydrogenase subunit 3 family protein — encoded protein: MKRRQALANIFLIIVATIAATATYKWFFLRKKQNMAMLPSHKALIAELAEVIIPATETPGAKDAKVEDFIIKYILNCEDSKEQYTFLAGLHEVRNFTMERYKCSFQECNLADRIVIMQHFEHKEISKYKFVNKVKRKVFGRPFYSQLKELTVIGYCTSEVGATKGLAYDFIPVVYEPCVPLLKSQKSWATK
- a CDS encoding glycosyltransferase, with the translated sequence MNKEIKGRDIVIVGQQPWDVEIGSNCKNIAVELSKFNRVLYVNQALDRITSLKNGNDPKILKRKGVIRGKENGLIPISDNLWNLFPDVLVESINWIDSAFIFDVLNRRNNKLLAGSILKAMKTLNFRDIILFNDNDMFRSFHLKEFLQSKLSIYYSRDYMLAVDYWKKHGERIEPLLIAKSDMCVANSTYLTDYCKQYNAKSFYIGQGCEIDMFSNLDKDDIAEEIINIPGSKIGYVGALQSIRLDIELIAFIANSNPNWSVILVGPEDEVFKTSVLHDIPNIYFVGSKSPESLPRYINSFNVCINPQLINQVTIGNYPRKIDEYLAVGLPVVATLTEAASIFKDCIYLSENKEEFVSLIEKAMSEDSMERVAYRKKVAASHSWENSVNELYKAMNEVTFNE
- a CDS encoding acyltransferase, translated to MDVFPFNDFSLGQASIIEDFCTINNGVGDVVIGDKTIIGVGCTIIGPVQIGNHVMLAQNIAVSGLNHGYELIDIPPSEQSTITKKITIDDNVWIGANCVVTAGVSIGKHAVIGAGSVVTKDIPPYAVSVGNPARVIKKYDFDRKEWVRV
- a CDS encoding glycosyltransferase; this translates as MNVILFFLAALIGYNLVVPIIFYFAYIFFGKKNRYPKKSGKNYDYAIIVTAYEQTELIPAVVSSLLAVNYDNYLIYVVLDNCKDDNIFIDHPKVILLRPEKVLAGNTRSHFYAINHFKRDHEILTIIDSDNLVDAEYINELNVYFNYGFEAVQGLRAAKKLNTTYACLDAARDIYYHFYDAKLLFSLGSSATLAGSGMAFKTELYKSALEHLDVQGAGFDKVLQAQILKKDKRIAFAGDAIVYDEKTSNPEQLVKQRSRWINTWFKYAALGFDILVRGVRNFSINQFLFGIVLLRPPLFIFLILSFIFMIGTLFMSVWLSVIWLLAFILFIAGFFIALKSYPTDKRIYTSLINIPKFIFYQLVSLVYVRKANKRSVATKHSID